The following proteins are encoded in a genomic region of Xenopus laevis strain J_2021 chromosome 3L, Xenopus_laevis_v10.1, whole genome shotgun sequence:
- the XB5838589.L gene encoding uncharacterized protein LOC734770 (The RefSeq protein has 1 substitution compared to this genomic sequence) translates to MLLGKTLPIFAGIALLSIGIMAAEDWYKQDWSSHLQEYAIIDPLKIQSRAQTGNEKVTYLIRTEGKPLLLRLKQKRESVLSNMKVFTYGKDNELIADEPYIQDSCYYHGYVEGYPESSVSLSSCAGLRGFIQYESFSYRIEPLDPHRTSKHIMYRSEDRVGNLACGLKLKSKKHSLQLSSPVSHKSDGPMYIEFAVVVSNHWYRQMQNISQIVSEITEMVNLLDDMFQSINIRIVLIAIEVWTNENFSVASSTSGEHILEDFNNWKQREFVHRVFSDMEGFVAETAPSAGMGYTGNACTKSFSHSFAVFKHFDVVERALIFAHNLGHALGMEHDDVNDESCENCIMHCCDMYNFSFSEQSHIAVIAEDISGKLLCLKNVPSAESLASSSGNWMHRKYFYNSYKKLIYTLLLLEFFLTFIEIVFVVG, encoded by the exons ATGCTATTGGGCAAAACGCTGCCTATTTTTGCGGGGATTGCCCTGCTGTCTATAGGCATAATGGCGGCGGAGG ACTGGTATAAACAAGACTGGAGTTCACACTTACAAGAGTATGCAATTATAGATCCTCTGAAAATACAGTCTAGAGCACAAACTGGGAATGAG AAAGTTACATACCTCATAAGAACTGAAGGAAAGCCCCTTTTGCTCCGTTTAAAACAAAAGAG AGAATCCGTCCTATCCAATATGAAGGTATTTACATATGGAAAAGACAACGAATTGATTGCAGATGAACCATACATTCAG GACAGCTGCTACTACCATGGTTATGTGGAAGGATACCCTGAATCTTCAGTGTCACTCAGCAGCTGTGCAGGACTGAG gGGCTTTATACAATATGAGAGTTTTAGTTACAGAATTGAGCCACTAGACCCACACCGCACTTCAAAACATATAATGTATCGATCAGAAGATAGAGTTGGAAATCTAGCATGTGGACTGAAATTGAAAAGTAAAGAACATTCTCTTCAGTTGTCCTCTCCAGTTTCCCATAAG AGTGATGGACCGATGTATATTGAATTTGCTGTTGTGGTGTCAAACCATTGG TATCGTCAGATGCAGAACATATCACAAATAGTATCAGAAATAACTGAAATGGTAAATCTGCTGGATGAT ATGTTTCAGTCCATCAACATTCGTATAGTTCTCATCGCTATTGAAGTGTGGACAAACGAAAACTTCTCAGTAGCATCCAGCACTAGCGGAGAACATATCTTGGAAGACTTCAATAATTGGAAACAAAGAGAATTTGTCCATCGTGTTTTTAGTGATATGGAAGGATTTGT agcCGAAACTGCCCCATCTGCTGGAATGGGATATACAGGAAATGCGTGCACAAAATCATTTAGTCATTCTTTTGCTGtg tttaAACACTTTGATGTTGTTGAAAGGGCTCTGATATTTGCACACAACCTTGGACATGCACTTGGAATGGAGCACGATGATGTTAATGATGAAAGCTGTGAAAACTGCATTATGCATTGCTGTGACAT gTATAATTTTAGTTTTAGTGAACAATCCCATATTGCAGTAATAGCTGAGGATATAAGTGGTAAGCTGCTGTGCTTGAAGAACGTACCTTCTGCAGAATCATTAGCATCCAGTTCTGGGAATTGGATGCATAGAAAATATTTCTACAATAGCTATAAAAAG CTCATCTATACCCTCCTTTTGCTGGAATTCTTTCTGACATTTATCGAGATAGTGTTTGTTGTTGGGTGA
- the XB5838589.L gene encoding uncharacterized protein LOC734770 isoform X2, translating into MLLGKTLPIFAGIALLSIGIMAAEDWYKQDWSSHLQEYAIIDPLKIQSRAQTGNEKVTYLIRTEGKPLLLRLKQKRESVLSNMKVFTYGKDNELIADEPYIQDSCYYHGYVEGYPESSVSLSSCAGLRGFIQYESFSYRIEPLDPHRTSKHIMYRSEDRVGNLACGLKLKSKEHSLQLSSPVSHKSDGPMYIEFAVVVSNHWYRQMQNISQIVSEITEMVNLLDDMFQSINIRIVLIAIEVWTNENFSVASSTSGEHILEDFNNWKQREFVHRVFSDMEGFVAETAPSAGMGYTGNACTKSFSHSFAVFKHFDVVERALIFAHNLGHALGMEHDDVNDESCENCIMHCCDISSIPSFCWNSF; encoded by the exons ATGCTATTGGGCAAAACGCTGCCTATTTTTGCGGGGATTGCCCTGCTGTCTATAGGCATAATGGCGGCGGAGG ACTGGTATAAACAAGACTGGAGTTCACACTTACAAGAGTATGCAATTATAGATCCTCTGAAAATACAGTCTAGAGCACAAACTGGGAATGAG AAAGTTACATACCTCATAAGAACTGAAGGAAAGCCCCTTTTGCTCCGTTTAAAACAAAAGAG AGAATCCGTCCTATCCAATATGAAGGTATTTACATATGGAAAAGACAACGAATTGATTGCAGATGAACCATACATTCAG GACAGCTGCTACTACCATGGTTATGTGGAAGGATACCCTGAATCTTCAGTGTCACTCAGCAGCTGTGCAGGACTGAG gGGCTTTATACAATATGAGAGTTTTAGTTACAGAATTGAGCCACTAGACCCACACCGCACTTCAAAACATATAATGTATCGATCAGAAGATAGAGTTGGAAATCTAGCATGTGGACTGAAATTGAAAAGTAAAGAACATTCTCTTCAGTTGTCCTCTCCAGTTTCCCATAAG AGTGATGGACCGATGTATATTGAATTTGCTGTTGTGGTGTCAAACCATTGG TATCGTCAGATGCAGAACATATCACAAATAGTATCAGAAATAACTGAAATGGTAAATCTGCTGGATGAT ATGTTTCAGTCCATCAACATTCGTATAGTTCTCATCGCTATTGAAGTGTGGACAAACGAAAACTTCTCAGTAGCATCCAGCACTAGCGGAGAACATATCTTGGAAGACTTCAATAATTGGAAACAAAGAGAATTTGTCCATCGTGTTTTTAGTGATATGGAAGGATTTGT agcCGAAACTGCCCCATCTGCTGGAATGGGATATACAGGAAATGCGTGCACAAAATCATTTAGTCATTCTTTTGCTGtg tttaAACACTTTGATGTTGTTGAAAGGGCTCTGATATTTGCACACAACCTTGGACATGCACTTGGAATGGAGCACGATGATGTTAATGATGAAAGCTGTGAAAACTGCATTATGCATTGCTGTGACAT CTCATCTATACCCTCCTTTTGCTGGAATTCTTTCTGA
- the XB5838589.L gene encoding uncharacterized protein LOC734770 isoform X1, producing the protein MLLGKTLPIFAGIALLSIGIMAAEDWYKQDWSSHLQEYAIIDPLKIQSRAQTGNEKVTYLIRTEGKPLLLRLKQKRESVLSNMKVFTYGKDNELIADEPYIQDSCYYHGYVEGYPESSVSLSSCAGLRGFIQYESFSYRIEPLDPHRTSKHIMYRSEDRVGNLACGLKLKSKEHSLQLSSPVSHKSDGPMYIEFAVVVSNHWYRQMQNISQIVSEITEMVNLLDDSINIRIVLIAIEVWTNENFSVASSTSGEHILEDFNNWKQREFVHRVFSDMEGFVAETAPSAGMGYTGNACTKSFSHSFAVFKHFDVVERALIFAHNLGHALGMEHDDVNDESCENCIMHCCDMYNFSFSEQSHIAVIAEDISGKLLCLKNVPSAESLASSSGNWMHRKYFYNSYKKLIYTLLLLEFFLTFIEIVFVVG; encoded by the exons ATGCTATTGGGCAAAACGCTGCCTATTTTTGCGGGGATTGCCCTGCTGTCTATAGGCATAATGGCGGCGGAGG ACTGGTATAAACAAGACTGGAGTTCACACTTACAAGAGTATGCAATTATAGATCCTCTGAAAATACAGTCTAGAGCACAAACTGGGAATGAG AAAGTTACATACCTCATAAGAACTGAAGGAAAGCCCCTTTTGCTCCGTTTAAAACAAAAGAG AGAATCCGTCCTATCCAATATGAAGGTATTTACATATGGAAAAGACAACGAATTGATTGCAGATGAACCATACATTCAG GACAGCTGCTACTACCATGGTTATGTGGAAGGATACCCTGAATCTTCAGTGTCACTCAGCAGCTGTGCAGGACTGAG gGGCTTTATACAATATGAGAGTTTTAGTTACAGAATTGAGCCACTAGACCCACACCGCACTTCAAAACATATAATGTATCGATCAGAAGATAGAGTTGGAAATCTAGCATGTGGACTGAAATTGAAAAGTAAAGAACATTCTCTTCAGTTGTCCTCTCCAGTTTCCCATAAG AGTGATGGACCGATGTATATTGAATTTGCTGTTGTGGTGTCAAACCATTGG TATCGTCAGATGCAGAACATATCACAAATAGTATCAGAAATAACTGAAATGGTAAATCTGCTGGATGAT TCCATCAACATTCGTATAGTTCTCATCGCTATTGAAGTGTGGACAAACGAAAACTTCTCAGTAGCATCCAGCACTAGCGGAGAACATATCTTGGAAGACTTCAATAATTGGAAACAAAGAGAATTTGTCCATCGTGTTTTTAGTGATATGGAAGGATTTGT agcCGAAACTGCCCCATCTGCTGGAATGGGATATACAGGAAATGCGTGCACAAAATCATTTAGTCATTCTTTTGCTGtg tttaAACACTTTGATGTTGTTGAAAGGGCTCTGATATTTGCACACAACCTTGGACATGCACTTGGAATGGAGCACGATGATGTTAATGATGAAAGCTGTGAAAACTGCATTATGCATTGCTGTGACAT gTATAATTTTAGTTTTAGTGAACAATCCCATATTGCAGTAATAGCTGAGGATATAAGTGGTAAGCTGCTGTGCTTGAAGAACGTACCTTCTGCAGAATCATTAGCATCCAGTTCTGGGAATTGGATGCATAGAAAATATTTCTACAATAGCTATAAAAAG CTCATCTATACCCTCCTTTTGCTGGAATTCTTTCTGACATTTATCGAGATAGTGTTTGTTGTTGGGTGA
- the XB5838589.L gene encoding uncharacterized protein LOC734770 isoform X3 yields the protein MKVFTYGKDNELIADEPYIQDSCYYHGYVEGYPESSVSLSSCAGLRGFIQYESFSYRIEPLDPHRTSKHIMYRSEDRVGNLACGLKLKSKEHSLQLSSPVSHKSDGPMYIEFAVVVSNHWYRQMQNISQIVSEITEMVNLLDDMFQSINIRIVLIAIEVWTNENFSVASSTSGEHILEDFNNWKQREFVHRVFSDMEGFVAETAPSAGMGYTGNACTKSFSHSFAVFKHFDVVERALIFAHNLGHALGMEHDDVNDESCENCIMHCCDMYNFSFSEQSHIAVIAEDISGKLLCLKNVPSAESLASSSGNWMHRKYFYNSYKKLIYTLLLLEFFLTFIEIVFVVG from the exons ATGAAGGTATTTACATATGGAAAAGACAACGAATTGATTGCAGATGAACCATACATTCAG GACAGCTGCTACTACCATGGTTATGTGGAAGGATACCCTGAATCTTCAGTGTCACTCAGCAGCTGTGCAGGACTGAG gGGCTTTATACAATATGAGAGTTTTAGTTACAGAATTGAGCCACTAGACCCACACCGCACTTCAAAACATATAATGTATCGATCAGAAGATAGAGTTGGAAATCTAGCATGTGGACTGAAATTGAAAAGTAAAGAACATTCTCTTCAGTTGTCCTCTCCAGTTTCCCATAAG AGTGATGGACCGATGTATATTGAATTTGCTGTTGTGGTGTCAAACCATTGG TATCGTCAGATGCAGAACATATCACAAATAGTATCAGAAATAACTGAAATGGTAAATCTGCTGGATGAT ATGTTTCAGTCCATCAACATTCGTATAGTTCTCATCGCTATTGAAGTGTGGACAAACGAAAACTTCTCAGTAGCATCCAGCACTAGCGGAGAACATATCTTGGAAGACTTCAATAATTGGAAACAAAGAGAATTTGTCCATCGTGTTTTTAGTGATATGGAAGGATTTGT agcCGAAACTGCCCCATCTGCTGGAATGGGATATACAGGAAATGCGTGCACAAAATCATTTAGTCATTCTTTTGCTGtg tttaAACACTTTGATGTTGTTGAAAGGGCTCTGATATTTGCACACAACCTTGGACATGCACTTGGAATGGAGCACGATGATGTTAATGATGAAAGCTGTGAAAACTGCATTATGCATTGCTGTGACAT gTATAATTTTAGTTTTAGTGAACAATCCCATATTGCAGTAATAGCTGAGGATATAAGTGGTAAGCTGCTGTGCTTGAAGAACGTACCTTCTGCAGAATCATTAGCATCCAGTTCTGGGAATTGGATGCATAGAAAATATTTCTACAATAGCTATAAAAAG CTCATCTATACCCTCCTTTTGCTGGAATTCTTTCTGACATTTATCGAGATAGTGTTTGTTGTTGGGTGA